In the genome of Acidobacteriota bacterium, the window ATCAAGACCAGTGATGAAATCGTTGACACTTACGGCCAGCTGACGCATCGCGTCTGGTTTGCCCGTGAGATGCTGTTCGAAGGTGTAGGAGCCGGTTGCACGGGCAACAGCGGCCTTCTTCCCGGCGGCAACCATTACGGGATTCTTTCCCAGAGCCGACACCGCTCCAACACCTGAATCGGACTTCTGAAAGATCTCCTCGAGGTACAAGACGTCGTTCGCGAACAGACGGTACGTCCACAGCTCGATGTTCGCCCCCATCATGCGGACCGCATGCAGATCGTACTTTCGATAGTTCGGAGCTATGCAGATGACTCGAACGTCCGACCAGTCGACCTCGATCTTGGGGCCTAGCACTTTCTGTGCGGCGATCTCGAAGTCTCCCCGATGGTCCTGAATCCACGACAGGTAGAAAAGACTCTGGTTCACGAGGTCGGACGATTCAACGTTCTTGTACTCGACAATGACCGGGTTGTTGTCTTCGGACAGGCCAAGGGTGTCAATCCGGCCCGCGTGTTGCGCTCCTGTCGAAAACTCCGACGCCACGAGGCGACACTTGAAGACCGTGTCGAAGTTCTTCTCGACGAGCTGCTGCAGCAGCTTCTCTGAGCTAAACTTCGACTGTGCCACGGGCTGCAGGGTCGATTTTGAAACCGTGAACAATGGCATGGTCTCGAATCCGAATCTGGCTAACGCCGCGCATCAGCAGCGCGCGGCGCGCCATGCCTCAACATCGCGCCGACCGTCTGCTGCATGCGCTTGTTCGGCGGCATCCGCACAGGTCCACGGCTCGTCACATTCCCCCATGGAACCGACCGAACGTGCGTGCAAGCATGACTGACATGATCAGGATGCCTACTCCCACGATGAGTACGTGTCGGGTCTTCCGCAGATCAAACCGTCCCACGCGACACACGAGCAGGTAGCCAACCGCGAGATTGAACAGACCCCACAAGACGTTGACCGTCGAGGAGGACAGGCCTTCCCCAGGTGGCGATGCAAACGGACTCTGAAACGCATGCCCGGAGATCCCGTTGCCCAGGTGTGGAAGAGCGTTCGCGAGAAAGGCACCGCCGAAGAAATACGCTACGTAGTGGTACCAGCGCATCGAAGTCTCCATTCACTCAAGTCCGCCGAACGTTCCGCGCTCACCCGCCGGTGCTCACGATACACCAGCGCCGGTCGGGTGCAGCGCGTTGTTCGGCGGCTTCCTCCGCATTCAGACCCAGTTCGCCGTCTTGAGCCCCGCGACTCGCTGGAAGTGCTTGGCGTTGTTGG includes:
- a CDS encoding DUF5655 domain-containing protein, whose protein sequence is MPLFTVSKSTLQPVAQSKFSSEKLLQQLVEKNFDTVFKCRLVASEFSTGAQHAGRIDTLGLSEDNNPVIVEYKNVESSDLVNQSLFYLSWIQDHRGDFEIAAQKVLGPKIEVDWSDVRVICIAPNYRKYDLHAVRMMGANIELWTYRLFANDVLYLEEIFQKSDSGVGAVSALGKNPVMVAAGKKAAVARATGSYTFEQHLTGKPDAMRQLAVSVNDFITGLDPAIEVSPKKFYVAYKTSQNIVCMEVKQQRVLLYLKLDPKVARGPKGIFRDVTDVGHYGTGDLEVSLKDAPDLEAAKVFIQKAYEQVGG